Proteins encoded together in one Lathyrus oleraceus cultivar Zhongwan6 chromosome 5, CAAS_Psat_ZW6_1.0, whole genome shotgun sequence window:
- the LOC127079543 gene encoding uncharacterized protein LOC127079543, whose amino-acid sequence MPEPEPILQEDMDKLTSQIKELELENTQLRVQLNRAKERNHVLEDKGKQICEKFEDSKKRLRLADGQRVWVGGALQGANSELDFHNKELDRASRVIKDLENTVERSNAMKKEVREDYEAQILELRTTLKEYKDFLAKEQLEKEKIH is encoded by the coding sequence ATGCCCGAGCCCGAGCCTATCCTACAAGAGGACATGGACAAACTTACCAGCCAAATCAAAGAGCTCgagttggaaaacactcaacTACGAGTCCAACTCAATCGTGCCAAGGAACGTAACCATGTCTTGGAGGATAAGGGTAAGCAAATCTGTGAAAAATTTGAAGATAGCAAGAAAAGGCTCCGATTAGCCGATGGACAAAGAGTTTGGGTTGGTGGAGCTCTACAAGGAGCTAATTCTGAGCTAGACTTCCACAACAAGGAGTTGGATCGAGCGTCCCGAGTCATTAAGGACCTTGAAAATACTGTCGAGAGGTCTAATGCCATGAAGAAAGAAGTGAGGGAAGATTACGAGGCCCAGATTCTTGAACTAAGGACCACTCTAAAAGAGTATAAGGACTTTCTAGCCAAGGAACAACTAGAGAAAGAAAAGATTCACTGA